Below is a window of Camelus ferus isolate YT-003-E chromosome 4, BCGSAC_Cfer_1.0, whole genome shotgun sequence DNA.
GAGGCAAcactccccatcccctgcccgCCCTAGGAACCTTGGGGACTCTGATCTGCTTTgtttaaaagtagaaattaaaattgaaaggCACAGTCTCACCCTGTGGACACTTTGCCATGGCCTTGTGCTCTGCTGGCGTACGACCCAGGGAAGTTGGCACAGAGCAGAGTGAACCAGTCCATCCAGGGTGCAGCTTGTCTGCTTCCCAGGAGGGTGGCAGGCAGACCAATGAGAATGCCTTAAAACCCTCTCCAAGCCTGGTCCTGTGTGTGACACATGCTGGGCCTAGACTGGAGAGAGCCTCGCCTCGCCTTGTCTGGCAGCCTTTCCCTCGCCTGCATGCCAGGACTCTACCTCTAGGCAGGGGCACCGAGGCACTGCTTGGGCCCTTCTCCACCTTAGCCTCTGAGCTTTGTCTCGGGCACAGGCCCAGGACAGCAGACTCCTCTGAGACACTGACTCTGGATGAGGACAGCTAACCTCCAGCCTCCTGCTGGCTTCCCAGAGGCTAGCTGTCTCCCCAGGGCCTTCAGTCCTCAAGTCATCTCAGGGAGGAAAGGGTCTCCTGCAGCCTCAGGAGATGCTCTGTCTGAGGAGTGGATAGTTGAGAGCCATAGCCTTTGAGGAGTTTATAGAGCCAGGTTTAGTGTGCTGTGGCCTGGGACCTTGCTTCCAGAAAAGGAGAGGTGGCCCTGGGGACAGGTGGCTCTGAGCCTCCAGATGATGTACAAAGTGCTTGGTGGCTGTCCCAGAACCAGAGAGGCAAATCTCAGTGTCCAGCTGAGCAGAAGAGGCCCTCCTGACCCTGAACCTCTTGCCTCTTCAGGGTGGCCGGCCCTGGCCTGGAGGGCTCTACGAAGGGGGTGTAGTGGGGCAGTGATTTGTCAGCGTCTCTGGCTGGTGAAGgatccttctctccctctgccagaGGAAATTAACTGATACTATCAGCTCAgcaattgtttttcttccctcacaAAGGGAAATATATGCAGACCCTTCCAAGAGCAAAGCCGAATTCTCCCCATCTGGTACTGGCTGGAGAGATAAAGGTGTAGGGGGATCTTCAGGGCCCTCTCAGAGGCCTCTCTGTGGCCATTTTAGACCATCTTCTAGGACTAGTGGGTGGGGGTCTGTCTCTCCACCCTTTCAGATGTGACCATTCCTCCTGCTGTCTGCCTTGAGTCCCCATTGCCTCTTCTTCAAGCCTTTAGCAGTGCCAGGTGCCACTTTCTCTGAAGACCTCTCTGGCAGGTCACTGGCCTTTCCAAACCCATTTCCTCACCGTGGGAATCCACAAGTTCAGGGGCCGTGACAGCCTGGGCTAAGCCCCATATTCACTTCCTCCTAGCTTAGGCAAGGCCCTGGGGGCCAGGAATCATTTGGATTTAACATTAATTTGTTCTGTGCCTTCCTCTCCAGGGGACATCCGGAACCTCCTTGTCTGGATCAAGAAGAATTTGCTAAAAGAGCGGCCAGAGTTGTTCATCCAGGGAGACAGCGTGTgagttcctttcttcccttccctgaggAGGGCAGGCATAGGGAAAGAGCTTTGAGACCCTGTCCTTGGGTTCAACTATAGCCTTCTCTGGGTCCTGTCCTCCCGCTCTGTCCTCCCCATACCCCTCCAAGGAAAGGGCTACCTCTGTCCAGCTCTGTCTCAAGTTTATGTTCAGTTGTCTTGTTACCACATTGGACCGTTAGGATTTAAAGCCCAGATCGGGAGATCGGTAGATTTATCAAAAAACTTAGATTCTGCTttctgactttgattttttttttttttttttttagcagtagaaATATCTCAAATCTATAATGTGTACAAAGACTTATAAACAGACAAAAGCAAGAGATCTCATAGCTTCACTTTAAAGCTTACTTAGGAGTTAagtattacaatataaatttactGCTTATAAATAACAATTGGAGTAAGCTGAATTTGCTTGCTCAAATCACTAAGGCTTACTATTGgtgaaaaagacatttaagatttcttgacAAAGTCTGAAGGACCCGTCAGAGTTCTGagttctaaaattagattctgCTTTCTGGTTGTCACAAACTTGCTGCagaaccttgggcaagttacttcacttctctgggcctcagctgctcTCTTCGTACAGAAAGTACTGAGAAAAAGATACTACCCAAGGACTTTTTCATCCCTTGACAGTTTAGGACAGTGCTCTCccatagaactttctgtgatgacagaaatgttctatatctgtgttgtccaatatggtagctgcTAGACACATGAAGATATTGAACCCTTGAGATGTGGCTAGTGGACTGAGGAACTAAGTGTTCAGttttaattgtaatttaaatttgtttattatttatagctattttttatttatgcctttattacaatatatttttaaattgaagtatggttgatgtacaatattatatatttcagttatacaatatagtgattcacaaatttttaaaggttatactccatttatagttactataaaatactggctatattccacATATTGTGCAATACAtcattgtagtttattttatacgtgatagtttgtacctcttaatcctccaattgtaatttaaatttaaatgtggcTAATAGATACTGTGTTGGACAGCGCGGGTCTAGGATTACAGGGAGTCAGTGTGCATGTGCACACTcacatgtgcacacgcacacacatttgTGTTCACTGGGGACATCCCTACCCCAGCCTAAAGCTTCTATATCTGTCCCAGGCCCAGCTTAGCCTCCTAGGAAAGGATCCAGGTTCCATGAGCCAAGAAGTCAATTTACTTCTACAACAAGGCAGCCTAATCTGTAAAAGAAGAGGGCagggccctctgcctggaagcagAGATCACCTGCAAGCCCTGGGGGATAGGGCTGCCATAGAACCCTTTGCTCAGGTCGTGATTCAACAGTTGTGGAGGTCACCCCCAAGGACAGCAGTGCTGATCTCAGGCATTCAGGGGCTCAGGGCCACTGGCAGCCTTCCTTGATTCAGAGAAGCCAAGATAGCCTCATTTTCAGGAGGGACACACAGGAGACCATAACAGTGAGGTTAGACCCCTGGAAAAATAGGCCACTACTTGGTTCCCGTGCTAGACGCTGGCAAGCAAGCACCTCACACACTTCATCCCGCTTCATCCCCCCACAGAGCTCTTTAGGGAGGCACTgtcatttactctgttttcagatgagggaactgaTGCTCAGGGAAACaaaatgacctgcccaaggtctgGTAAGTGGTAGTCGAGTTTGCATCCATTTTCTATCTGGCCCATAGACTATccacctggttttctttagatttgGACTGTCAGCTCCACTTCCTGAGAGATCTTTAACGGGGACCTCCACATGAAAAGCTCCCAGCACACTCCTGCAGCCCCAGTGTCTAAGCCTCTACCCTTGCTGCTGTCTGCTCCCGCCCTTCATGCCCTGCTACTCACCACCATCTTTCCCACAGGCGGCCAGGAATTCTGGTGCTGATTAATGATGCCGACTGGGAACTGCTGGTCAGTACCTCAGGGGACAGCCTTCCCTCAACCCCTCCCCTCACTGCTTTAGTAAGAAAGCCTTAGGCCTCTCATCATGCCCAAATAGGGCGGTTGGTTAATCCTCTATCCCAGTCTGGCCTCCAGACTGAGGCCACACCCTACCCCCATGTGAGGAAGGAATGGGTAGCTTGGGGAAGTGGTGAGCTCTCCTCCATCCTGGAGATTTGCAAGTTAATGTTTGGGGTaccccttctttttttctctggtAAATTCTATCTTTCTCGCCCGGAGCAGCcaggcctccccttcccctcccaacaCCTGGGGAGAAACTGGAAAAGTGCCCTTGACGgtcttctcatttctctcctggACCAGGGTGAGCTGGACTATCAGCTTCAGGACCAGGACAGCATCCTCTTCATATCCACGCTGCACGGCGGCTAAGggcccctctctgtgcctgggcccccttggggtggggagaacagAACAATCAGACACCCCCTTGGGCCCTGCTTCCAGATCTCCCTGTCCCCCTTGGCTGCTTTCTTCCCTACTCTGTCCGCTGAGCTCCCTCCAGGCAGGGAAAAGAGGCCAGGTGCTAAAAATGAGCCTTTCTCAGGCACGTGAGcaggggaaggcaggaaggcaggcaggcgcCTGAGCCTGGCACACCCTCTCCCAGTAgctgagatgggggagggtgCCCCTTAGTTTGTCAAGAGTGGAGAGGGGTCTCTGTGGCCAGGTGACCCAGCTGCCTTCCACTCCCTGTGTCTCAGTCTAAACACTGAGTGACCGCTGACAAGGCAGTCCAGCTCCTGGGCCACAGTGCCTTCCTGGGGAAGATGAATGGACCTGAATAGCTGATAGGCAGGCCCCTCCCTTCTCAAAGACTGGAGGAGTCtccgcctcagtttccccatctggacaGCAGAGGGCTCTGCCTGTCCCCCACTGATATCATTATGGAACCCCAGCTGGGGTCCCCTATTCAGTGctgacccccctccccacccagcagctGCTCTTccaaccacacccctcctcctgctcccccatcCACAGCCCTTGACCCTGGCTGGCCTTCCCCAACACAGACCACCAGATGGGCTCCTGAGACCCTCCCCCCAGCAAAAGGCTGCCTGCACGCAGCTCATTCCACTGGGGGTAGAGAGAAGGAGGGTGTAGGCTAAGCCTCGGACTGGCAAGtagaggcctggggtggggggtcagtgtgcctcagtttcttcctcaaCAACAACTGAATTTTTATAGTGTCTGAAAACTGGGGAGATACTTGATGACACAAATGTAGACTttatctcctcccacctcctgcaggaagcAGGATGGGGGCAGGCAGCACCTGGTAGGCAGGATggtttgcccctcccccttccatccTTTCTGGAAGTCTTGGGGCCTCAGTGCCTGCAACAGCTGGCCTTAGGCAAATAAAAGACTAGGTTGTTTACTAGCCTTGCCTGGAACTTCATCCTTAGAAACCAGTGGCACCCCACATCCCCCTCAACCAACCATGGTCTTTGGTCCAACCTCTCTGTCCTCAGCCTAGGGCTTTCAGAACTGCCCTTCACCCAAGAAGGGAGCAGGGGTTGAAACCCAGACTATCTGCAAAGGGGTGATAGGGCCATCTGGAGAAGGGGGTGGCAGAGCCAGTGTCTGCTGCCCAGGCTGGGTCCCAGGACACTTCCATACTCATCTGTCCGAGGCCAGGCTTTGTCCCCTCAGCTGCAGCCATCAGCCCCAGAACCCAGAATGGAGATGGCATGGATAGGGCTGCTGAGCCCCACTTCCCGTTACCGGAGAAAAAGCTTTTTTTGAGGgagacctcaaaaaaaaaaaaaaattagggcaTTAACATCATCCTGCCCAAAACGTGGCTTTTCATTAAATGTCAATAATTCAAGGTGGAATTTATCTCACTCTGTGGAGATAAAAGTGCCAAATGGTTGTCCTAGTGTTGGGGGGGTTGGGAGAGGTGTGCACATCGTTCTCAAAGACAGGTAACCCCCTGGCTGGTGAgcttctctccagccccactgcAGATGGAGGCCTCTGgggtatgtgtgtgggtgggggtggccatGTTGAGGTTATGGGTGCAAATTAAGGCCAGTGTGGGTCCAGGTGCTATCTAGAGGGGCTGTATGACCAGTCTGCACTAGGTGCTGAGGTCAGGTTCTCCATGTTAAGGAACAGGGCAAGCGACAGCCTCACTTTAAGGATCAGTCTGTCCCCTGATTCTTGTGACCTGGTAGtgccttcctcccccagcccagctgagcTTCATAGTGCCCTGTTACCCCACCTGGGATCCAAGTCCTGGAAACTGGGCGATAGGAATCCTTTCCTGCCTgcactggggagaggaggggtagAAACGGGTTACCCTTTCCTCCACAATTAATGCTGAGGAGTAGGGCAGGAGGACACCTGGGGAAACCAGGTTCTCCACGGCAACAAGAGATCCCAGCATCACAGCTGAAATTGGCCAGGGCCACACTCCACAGCATTTTGGGCCATTTTAAGCTTGAGTGCAAAAGGGGTCAGGGATAGGTGATCCAGGCTCAGCCCCAACAACCCCCAACTGCCCCCCCCCAGCAACTCCTGAACCCACTTTTGAGGaaataaacgaataaataaaCCCCACTATCTCCGAAGATTTGTCTTTAATGAAAAGGATTCGTTTGTCCAAATTCTGTTTCCAAAGCCAAGGTGATTGCCCGGCCGGAGCGCATCATTCCCGACGCTTCCCGACTCCGGCTGCGGTTGGGGGAGCTCAGCCCGTCCATCTGTCAGGATGGGCTGGCTGGAGGGGTCGATCTATTTGGGGTTTAGGGATCGGTTTAggcattttttgttttgggggtattGGTGGGGAAAGATAGATTAGAACCAAATTCAAAACGAGTTAGCAAGCGTAGTCCGCCGGCATCTTCTTTCGCCCCCGACTTCCTGCGGCTCCGGCCGAGGGCGAGCTACCCGGACCACATTTGAGCCCCGCCGCGGCATGCCAGCTTCGTTCCCGGCCGAAATTTGAAAAACGGAAAAACGACGCGATCGACTGGAGGACCCCGCCAGCCGGGACTGGTCACccgcagaggaggaggagaacgaAGAGGACGACGACGAGGAGGATGGCGGCGCTGGTAGCAGGGACCGGTGTCCCTCCTTTGCGCGCACGGCCGGGCCGCGACCATCGCGCTGGGGCCAGCCAGCAGCCACCCCAAGGGGTCTTGCCCGCGGTGAGCTCGGTCCCTGTGGCTCCCGCCCCTGTTGCGCCCAGAGCTCAGCCACAGATGTCCAGCCACAATTCTCGGTTGGCCGCAGACTCGTACAAGAATTGCGTTTGGACAATCAGTGGCGAAGCCCCCGAGTTCAGGGCCCCGATATCCTGCGGGGCTCCGCTTCGCTCCTTAAAAGCAGCGGACCAGATCTCCGGAGCTGCGCGTACCTCGCAGACGCTCGGCAGTCGCGGCCCATCCCGGTAAGGTGGACGAGCAAGCACGCGGATCCCGACCCTGCGTGGGGATCCCCATCGCCCCTGGCGTGTGTCTCCTTCGATCGCGGCCCGGGGTCCCTAGAATAGCCCGCGTTGGTCTGCGCAGCCCAGGTCGGGGAAATCTCTGCCAGGCCCGGGGAACCCTgactcccctctccccgcccccagcctgggctccccagGTTCGCCGGGTTTCCGGAAAACAGGGGCCCAAGGCGGGGTCGCATTTCCGAACCCAGGGTCCGGGCTGCTGGAGTCGTGggtcccccgcccccgcccagccccgcgcACGCACCGGCTTGGGcgctctctgcttctctgtggctGAGTCGCGGCCGGGGCGCCGGCGGTAGCGGTGGCGGCGGTGGCTGGGACGGCGGGGAGCGCTGGAATGCGCCGCCGGGTCACCTGCAGCGCCCGGGGAGCCGGGCTGGGAGCCGGCGGGCTGGCGAGGCGAGGCGCAGGGCTGAGCCCGAGCGGGCGCCTCTGGCGGCTTGGGGCCGGGGCGGGCTTTTAGTGGGCCGCTCCAACAATACGGGCCTGGCGCGGAGAAAGGGGCTCGGCTGCAATTGGTACTGGATTTGAATAACGCCACGGGGCCATCAATGGTCATTGTGTCGGCGGGTAATGAATCTCCGCTGTCTCTCGGGCTGGCCAGGCAGCTGCAACCTGCGCTCAGGCAGCTCTTAAAGACATAGCGTGCCCCTCCCAGGGGGCCACCCCCCCTGCACAGGCCGGACCCCtcgccctcccacccccaccctgcatcCTAGACTCCCTATGCCCCGCCTGCTCTCTAGCCTGAACCCTTTGCCCATcgccccctccctcttcctgggccAGGCACCCGCATCCCGGCCCTGCACTCCCATGGACCTAACTCAGGCCCCTGGCCTTGGCAGAACTCCCCAAGAGTGCCCAGGGGACTTCAGAGTCTTTTAAGACTCAACCCTGGCCTCCCATCTGTCTTTGAACCTGAGTTCTTTGGAGCCCCCCTGCCTTAAGCTCCTACCCCAGGGGCTTCTAGCTAGAGGGTGAGGGGGAACAGTCTAGAGGTCAGAGGGTCACCCCCTTAAAAGGCTATGCTGCAGGACAAGGGAGGAGGGGATGCAGTCCCAACCCCCAGGCTGAAGATGCCATCTCCAGAGACCACACCCCCACTGGGGATCTGGAGTCTGCCCTCTCCCTGACCAAGGACAAGGGCTTATTCCCAGGATACCTCCTGCAGGCTCCTGGATATCTCAGCTTTAGCagggttgtgggggtgggggcagcaggagggtgTGAGAGGAACATGGAATCTATTAATTCTTGTCTTGTCATTGTCCCTTCCACTGGACAGCCCACTGgtccaggaggcagaggctctGTCTAGGTCTGAtatgtccccaccccacctgacCCCAGCCAGGTCTGGTGCAGAGAAGGTTCTCAGTCCACTGAGGGATGCATACCCAGTTTTCACCCGCAGAGCTCACTCAGCCTATCTCCCAATGAATCACACCGTGAAAGGAACTGGGTGGTCATTCTTCCCATACATTCTGGTCTCCATTTACCTCAGGGTTTCCCAGACGCCCAAAGCATTCCTGCCCCTGTCCTGAaatcctcttctctcctcagtcTGTGGGTTACCAACACAAGCCCCCCCTGAACTGTGATTCTTTTggtctgttttcctctcttggacAGGAAGTGGGTCTTACTGATCTTACTGCCTCCAGAGCCTAGAATAGTGCCCTCCGCACAACCAGGCATTGAATATCCATCAGAGACTTAAAAATGAGCCATGTAAACTTCTTGGAGTTTCTTATGAAAGTTATGAAAAGATATGGCTTCTGGGGAGCAATACTTGAAGTTGAGGCTTTATAGAGAGAGAGCCTAACTAATCAGGTCCCATCTCCTGGTAATGCGccatctaataataataatagtaaccatGACAAGTGCCTTATATACCAAGCACTAAGCGCCTTAAAGGTAGGAACCTCTTGactcctcacaacaaccctgggaAGTAAGCACTATtgtcagccccattttacaggtgaagaaaaaCTGAGATTGGTGGCAGTTAAGTCCCTAGTCCCCAGCTGGCAGGTGGGGGAGCCAGAGCTAGAACCCACTGCACACTATAGATTCCCAGCCTTTACTTAGCAGATATGGAGGGGACTGGCATAAATGCACATCCAAAACGGTGAAACTCAGGGGGCACCCTGTGtctgtttataaattataatccAGTCCCAGTCCCACCCCAGCCTGGCAGAAACACAACCTCGATGGAGAGGGCAAGAGTAGTCTCCGCACCAGCGGGTCAGGAGGAGCTACTTAAAGCCTTCAGTCCTGGGCACCCTCAGGGAAACTGAGGAGCCTAGAAGGGTCCTCCCGCTAGTCACTGAACAGGTATTTATAGTATGTCTACTGTGTGCTAGTTGGAGATGGCCATGGGCAGATGTGCCCAAAGGGGATGCACAGCAGAGGCAGACCACCAGGGAGGGAGAGCCGCCCACCCAAGGAGCGAGGAGCAGAGGGTGAGGTGAAGGCGGGCGGGGCGCTGAGGCGGGCActgttccaggtggagggaacagcaccGCCAAAGCTAACAAGCGAAAAAGAACTTGGTGAGTTCGTAGAAAGAAAGAGATCTGGCGTGGCTGGAGCACGAAGGGGAGGTGGAGTTGGAGCTGAGCttgaccctgccaggccctgtaGGACACTGGGAGAATTTGTGATTTTATCCTAAACGCAGTGGGGATCCTGAAAGACCTGACAAGttcagatttacatttttaaaggtttgctGGCGCTAGAGTGtagagaatgggggtgggggccagtGCGGGGGCAGAATAGGGGAGAGCTGGTTGAGGACGGAGACCAATTAGGCTACTGCCTGTTTGCAGGCGAGAGCTGCCAGTGGCCTGGGCTTAGGTAATGGCAGAGTCCCAAACTCTTTTCTTGACCATTCGAGTGACCTCAGTCAGACAAGGCACTTGGCAGTGAGTAACACTGAGGGAGCACCTGTGGTGTTGTATGTGgatgctggaggctgggggtaggagaagagaaagatgaacagAGTCTGATGTTGCCTGTCCAGAAGTATCCATCCAGTGGACaagtggacagacagacacacagtgAAAAGAGCCAGCCCCAGTGAAAGGAGCAGAGCCACAGGAAAACACTTTAACTGAAATATTAACAACATTCTCTGGGATTATAAAAGACTAAGCGATTCATTCCAACAGGGAAGAAAGCGGCTGGCAGAGCAACATTACCTTGGGCTTCCAGGCAAGTGATTCCAACAGACTGAACCTTAGTTGTtgcctctgtgaaatggggccatTATCCCTGCCTCCCTAGAGATGGTTAGGTGGTTGTGGTGTTGGGAAGGGCCAAACACACCTTGCATTTGCTTGCAGTCAGGTTTTATCATTatctttcaacacacacacacaaacacacacacacacaaacagataCATCTTCAGGCTCAGGCATGCGCTCAACTCCTCCTAGCCCctgttttctcccttctcccttatTGAGTCAGACCAGCTCTCAGGAAGGTGGCAAAGTTACCCACACTGCCAGTTAGGCATGCCCTTCCTACCAGGACTGGCATTGGATCAAGGACTAGACCAAACGCTGCACCCAGCACAAAGGATATGCTCAGTACACgtctgttgaacaaatgaatcaatCCATGAATGCTTTATAGGagtaataattaaatgaatgggtggatggacagatggataaaAAACAGATAGGACGATTGAATGAAGgctaaaatgaataaagaattgaCTGTGGGTACATAGTGTAGCCACTCAGCTAGGGTTCTCAGTGTGGAGCTGGAGGTGTTGCTGTGAGTCTCACTAAAGGGGGGcttccttcctgctgcagccTGGATTCTGTGCTTCAGAGGTAGGCTCAAGAACCAAGCTGGCAGGCAGGTacccagggaacaactgtggtcACAGGTCGGGTTGGTCAAGCTGCATCTCTGTTCTAGATATTTCCAGTCCCTAGAGTcctgttcccatcaatctaggatTCACTGTGGCCTGGGACAGAGGAAAGAGCCCTGCTAAGACTCAGCGTGCCCCCTTAGGCCAGGTCcttgcctcctcccccaggctgccAGTCCCCCATTCATGCAGAGTTCTGTAAGAGTAGTCAGTGCTCTTACGTGGTGACTGGCTGACTGGCCTGCCTTGGAAATGAATTAGCAACCTGACACATCCCCGATCTCAGAAGATGACAAAGCCAGGTCACTGTCCTCACTCAGAGGGGATCATCAGAACCCCTCCACCCTACATAGTAGGTTTCAGTTTACAAAAGATCTTCCTCTCCATGAGATGAGTGAGAGCAGGGCGGGGAAGCCTTCCAAACTAAGGTAACCACCTCCCCGGCACCTGGGATGCTTCATCCCATCATGCTGTGCTGTTGTCCTCAGTACACGGATCCCTCTCGGAAAGCCTGTTATTTTCCCACCATTGAATTTGTCTCTGCACTAGCACGTAAGCCCTGTGAGGACAAGGATCGTGTCCTGTTTGTTGCTGTATTCCCAGCATCTAGAATAATGCCTGACCCTTAGAAGGtgctaatttttattaaatgcctgGGTAAAGGGACAAATAGATGGACAGATGCACGGATCATTGTAATCCACTTAAAAATGACCATATAATAAGTTCTAAGCCCTTCTCATGGGTCACTACAGGCTTTGTGAGGATGCCATTACTGTCCGTATTGTACAACCAGGAacccgaggcccagagagaggaagtaaCTCCCCCAGTTACAGAGCCCAGGTTCTAGATCCAAGTCTGGCTATCAGCAAAGGCCATGTTCTTACCCACACCACCATCTGACACCTCTAAGTGTTTGTCCAGCACCTGGTAATGTCGGAGCCATTGGAAGTTAAGAGTTGGGACTCAGACATATTGTCTGGTTCCAGTTGAAATGTTGAAATACTGAATATTGAAATATTCACAAttggcaaatctatagagacagaaagcagattagtgattgcctagggctggagagaggagaagTTGAGGGGAGTAGGGAGTGAAAACTaatgggtgtggggtttctttttgggatgaTGTAAATGTTCGAAAGTTGATTGTGGCGATGGTTGCACAAGTCTGACTACACTGAAAAACcattaaattatacatttaaaatgggcgaattgtatggtatgtgaattacatctcaataaagctgttactgAGAGAATAGTTAGCGCTCAAGAATCTGCCACTCACCTGCAAGATGCATCACTTCACATCTCTGGCGAGCCTTAGGTTCCTAACCAGTAAAATGGGAAAGATAAATGGCTCATGGGGTTaatgtgagcattaaatgagataatacagttattattcccattttatccAGGAGGAGACTTAGgcccagagaaaggaagtgagtTGGCCCAGAACGCACAGCTGGTGGGTGACAGGTAAGGGATTCCAGCCCGGGGCTCTGAGCACTGCTGCTGATTTTCGCGTTATGTTGACTGGATCAACGTTGGTGCCCCCGCCCTCtcaccccatcaccaccaccaccactctctTCCATCTTCGCCCTTCTCTTGGACTCTAAGGcactggctccccactgcccgTGCCCATGAGCAGACTGAGGTCCTCCAGAGCACAGGACTCCCTCTCCGACCCCAACCCTGCTCCCCTCTTGGGGCCATGATGCCGTCTTGCTTTTGCttgtaataaagaaaatatctcGGCTACCCTTCCATGGTTGCTTGGCAACCccaaaggggggtggggggagcaaaggggaggagggaagggggaggactCTGGAGCCAATCTGGAGACAAAGAGTAGGATTTGGGTGACATGGAGCCTGTTCTTAGAGCTAACCTGGCCTGGCCGGGAGAcgggtaggggtggggggcttcctcccaccccagtgtCTCACACCAATAAATATGGATTAGGGAAATGGGCAGAGTTTTTCCCATGGGCCTGAAAAGCCACATCTGACCTTTCTACCCCCTTTATGTACCAACGTGACAGTCAGAGAGA
It encodes the following:
- the URM1 gene encoding ubiquitin-related modifier 1 isoform X1; its protein translation is MGVSCELGFLNMAAPLSVEVEFGGGAELLFDGVKKHQVTLPGQEEPWDIRNLLVWIKKNLLKERPELFIQGDSVRPGILVLINDADWELLGELDYQLQDQDSILFISTLHGG